Proteins co-encoded in one Flavobacterium fluviale genomic window:
- a CDS encoding heavy metal translocating P-type ATPase — MREQSCFHCGLTIEQNEEIDFDDKKFCCTGCKTVYEIFSSNDLTSYYDFEKSPGATPQDIAGKYDFLENDAILSKVLEFQEGNTAIVSLNIPHIHCSSCIWILENLNRLQPGISISQVNFHEKKVRINFNSDVVSLKEIVNLLCSIGYEPYISLENYETAKAKVDRSLTYKLGVAFFCFGNIMLLSFPEYFEMKEFWLDSYKPFFRLVIFLLALPSFLYSASGYYVSAYHSIKTRMLNIDIPIALGIIVMFIRSSYDMLMDHGPGFFDSLASLVFFMLLGKMFQIKTYSFLSFERDFKSYFPIAVTKIHKDSSEENVAIYDVLKGDRLLIRNQELIPVDGILISESAEIDYSFVTGEAVPITKKSGDKVFAGGKQIGKVIEMEVLHSVSQSYLTQLWSNEIFQKKVDQKHKTITDAISHYFTPILMLIAFTGFGYWISIDANIAFNVFTAVLIVACPCALALTAPFTFGNILRILGKKKFYLKNAVVIEQLAKVDTIVFDKTGTITTNKKSNIVYEGNAISDSDNILIKNVLRGSNHPLSRMLYDFLPETKRVQVDNFQEITGKGILAVAADKEIKIGSGQFVDDIVTNSSEIEKTALHIKIDGVYFGKFVFQNQYREGLEDLFSMLSREYEIKVLSGDNDGERGNLEAILPKDTELIFNQKPEQKLEYIKKLQEKGKNVMMVGDGLNDAGALAQSNVGISISENVNVFSPACDAILDASEFSRLNYFLKLSHKAILVIKMSFGLSLLYNVVGLAFAVTGNLLPIVAAIIMPLSTITIVSFVTLMSNYFSNKDLK; from the coding sequence ATGAGGGAGCAAAGTTGTTTTCATTGTGGTTTAACTATTGAACAAAATGAAGAGATCGATTTTGATGATAAGAAGTTTTGTTGCACAGGCTGTAAAACAGTTTACGAAATTTTCAGCAGTAATGACTTAACCTCTTATTATGATTTCGAAAAATCGCCTGGTGCTACTCCGCAGGACATTGCAGGCAAATATGATTTTTTAGAAAACGATGCCATACTTTCAAAGGTTCTAGAATTTCAAGAAGGAAATACAGCCATTGTTTCTTTAAATATTCCTCATATTCACTGCAGTTCATGTATTTGGATTTTAGAAAATCTAAACCGCTTACAGCCTGGAATTAGTATTTCACAAGTTAATTTCCACGAAAAGAAAGTTAGAATTAACTTTAATTCTGATGTCGTTTCTTTAAAAGAAATCGTTAACCTTTTATGTTCAATTGGTTACGAACCTTATATAAGTTTAGAAAATTACGAAACAGCAAAAGCAAAAGTAGATAGAAGTTTAACTTATAAACTTGGTGTAGCCTTTTTTTGTTTCGGAAATATTATGCTCCTTTCTTTTCCCGAATATTTCGAAATGAAAGAATTCTGGCTAGATAGTTACAAACCTTTTTTCAGATTAGTGATTTTTCTTTTAGCTCTTCCAAGTTTTTTATATTCAGCAAGTGGTTATTATGTTTCTGCTTATCACAGCATTAAAACCAGAATGTTGAATATTGATATTCCTATTGCTTTAGGGATTATTGTAATGTTCATTCGCAGTTCATATGATATGTTAATGGATCACGGTCCAGGTTTTTTTGACAGTTTGGCAAGTTTAGTATTCTTTATGCTTCTTGGTAAAATGTTTCAAATTAAAACCTATAGTTTTTTAAGTTTCGAAAGGGATTTTAAATCTTATTTTCCAATTGCGGTTACCAAAATCCACAAAGATTCTTCTGAAGAAAATGTAGCAATCTATGATGTTTTAAAAGGAGATCGTTTATTGATTCGAAATCAAGAACTTATTCCTGTAGATGGAATCTTAATCAGCGAAAGCGCAGAAATTGATTATAGTTTTGTAACTGGAGAAGCTGTTCCGATCACTAAAAAGTCGGGAGACAAAGTATTTGCAGGCGGCAAACAGATTGGAAAAGTGATTGAAATGGAAGTACTTCATTCTGTTTCTCAAAGTTATTTGACGCAGTTGTGGAGCAATGAAATATTTCAGAAAAAAGTAGACCAAAAACACAAAACCATTACAGATGCAATAAGTCATTATTTTACCCCTATTTTGATGCTGATTGCATTTACTGGTTTTGGTTATTGGATATCTATAGATGCAAATATTGCTTTTAATGTTTTTACGGCGGTATTAATTGTGGCATGCCCATGTGCGCTGGCTCTTACGGCTCCATTTACCTTCGGAAACATTCTGAGAATTTTGGGTAAAAAGAAATTCTACTTAAAAAATGCTGTAGTAATTGAACAGCTTGCTAAAGTTGATACTATTGTTTTTGATAAAACGGGAACAATTACGACCAATAAAAAATCGAATATAGTATACGAGGGAAATGCCATTTCTGATTCAGATAATATATTAATTAAAAATGTGCTTCGCGGTTCAAACCATCCTTTAAGCCGTATGCTTTATGATTTTCTTCCAGAAACAAAACGGGTTCAAGTTGATAATTTTCAGGAAATCACAGGAAAAGGAATTTTAGCTGTTGCTGCTGATAAAGAAATTAAAATTGGTTCGGGACAATTTGTAGATGATATAGTTACAAATAGTTCAGAGATCGAAAAGACAGCTTTGCACATTAAAATTGATGGAGTTTATTTTGGAAAATTTGTTTTTCAAAATCAATATCGAGAGGGATTAGAAGATCTTTTTTCAATGTTGAGCAGAGAATATGAAATAAAAGTACTTTCTGGCGATAATGATGGAGAAAGAGGAAATTTAGAAGCTATTCTTCCAAAAGATACTGAATTAATCTTCAATCAAAAACCAGAACAAAAACTCGAATACATCAAAAAGCTCCAAGAAAAAGGGAAGAATGTTATGATGGTAGGCGATGGGTTAAACGACGCTGGAGCATTAGCGCAAAGTAATGTTGGAATATCAATTTCAGAGAACGTAAATGTTTTTTCACCAGCATGTGATGCCATATTGGATGCATCTGAATTTTCAAGGCTCAATTACTTTTTAAAACTCTCACACAAAGCAATTTTGGTAATCAAAATGAGTTTTGGTTTGTCATTGCTTTACAACGTTGTTGGACTGGCATTTGCAGTTACAGGAAATCTGCTTCCAATAGTAGCGGCTATCATTATGCCTTTGAGTACGATTACGATCGTCAGCTTCGTTACTTTAATGTCTAACTATTTTAGCAACAAGGATTTAAAATAA
- the ccoS gene encoding cbb3-type cytochrome oxidase assembly protein CcoS has translation MSVIYLLISVSIFVAICFFIAFIAAVKSGQYDDDYTPSVRILFDDETKIISPNNNSPIEEKQV, from the coding sequence ATGAGTGTTATTTATCTATTAATTTCAGTGAGTATTTTCGTGGCAATTTGCTTCTTTATTGCCTTCATCGCAGCTGTCAAATCTGGCCAGTACGACGACGATTATACACCCTCAGTCAGAATTCTTTTTGACGATGAGACCAAAATTATTTCCCCAAATAATAATTCACCAATCGAAGAAAAACAAGTATAA
- the ccoN gene encoding cytochrome-c oxidase, cbb3-type subunit I, protein MEMEQFYYDNKIVKKFIYATILFGVVGMLVGLTLAVMYLFPNMTDGISWLSYGRLRPLHTNAVIFAFVGNAFFAGMYYSLQRLLKARMFSDFLSNLHFWGWQLIIVAAAITLPLGYTSSKEYAELEWPIDIAIALIWVVMGINMIGTMLRRRERHLYVAIWFYLATFVTVAVLHIFNNIEIPVSALKSYSVYAGVQDALVQWWYGHNAVAFFLTTPFLGLMYYFIPKVANRPVYSYRLSIIHFWSLIFIYIWAGPHHLLYSALPNWAQNLGVAFSVMLIAPSWGGMINGLLTLRGAWDKVREEPVLKFFVVAITGYGMATFEGPMLSLKNVNAIAHYTDWIVAHVHVGALAWNGFMSFGIIYWLIPRMTKSNLFSKKLANFHFWIGTLGIIVYTIPLYVAGFQQASMWKQFNPDGTLTYGNFLETVTAIMPMYWMRAIGGSLYLIGMLTLVYNIIMTVKAGSPVEDELAQAPALQRISSGRVRGEKFHSWLERKPIQLTILATIAILIGGIIQIVPTIMVKSNIPTISSVKPYTPLELEGRDLYIREGCVGCHSQSVRPFRSEVERYGVQAKAGEFVYDHPFLWGSKRTGPDLLRVGGKYNDNWHFNHMWNPQSTSAGSIMPGYKWLFDNKPMDISLTQKKMEAMISLGVPYSKEEVANAQRTLREQAVKIEKSLESDPDFVKSYEDSRKKAAAKGEKFIPMNEREIVALIAYIQRLGTDIKVKETK, encoded by the coding sequence ATGGAAATGGAACAGTTTTATTACGACAACAAAATTGTAAAAAAATTCATTTACGCCACAATCCTCTTTGGTGTTGTGGGTATGTTAGTGGGACTTACCCTTGCGGTAATGTACCTTTTTCCCAACATGACAGATGGGATTTCGTGGCTGAGTTATGGCCGTTTAAGACCATTACACACCAATGCAGTAATTTTTGCCTTTGTGGGTAATGCCTTTTTTGCAGGTATGTACTACTCGCTGCAAAGATTGCTAAAAGCCAGAATGTTTAGCGATTTTTTAAGTAATCTTCATTTCTGGGGATGGCAGCTTATTATTGTTGCCGCGGCTATTACACTTCCATTAGGTTATACTTCTTCTAAAGAATATGCAGAATTAGAATGGCCAATTGATATTGCAATCGCGTTGATTTGGGTAGTAATGGGAATCAATATGATTGGAACCATGCTGCGTCGTAGAGAACGTCACTTGTATGTTGCAATCTGGTTTTACCTTGCAACATTTGTAACAGTTGCTGTACTGCATATTTTTAATAATATTGAAATTCCGGTTTCTGCTTTAAAAAGTTACTCTGTTTATGCAGGAGTTCAAGATGCACTTGTACAATGGTGGTATGGACATAATGCAGTTGCATTTTTCCTTACAACACCGTTCTTAGGATTAATGTATTATTTCATTCCTAAAGTGGCAAACAGACCTGTTTACTCATATAGATTATCTATTATACACTTCTGGTCTTTAATCTTTATTTATATCTGGGCAGGACCACACCACCTATTATATTCTGCATTGCCAAACTGGGCACAGAATCTAGGAGTTGCATTTTCAGTAATGCTAATTGCACCATCTTGGGGAGGTATGATTAATGGACTTTTAACTTTAAGAGGAGCTTGGGATAAAGTTCGTGAAGAACCAGTTTTAAAATTCTTCGTTGTAGCAATTACAGGTTACGGAATGGCAACTTTTGAAGGTCCGATGCTTTCTTTGAAAAACGTAAATGCTATCGCACATTATACAGACTGGATCGTTGCCCACGTACACGTTGGAGCTTTAGCTTGGAATGGTTTCATGTCATTTGGTATTATTTACTGGTTAATTCCTCGAATGACAAAATCGAATTTGTTCTCTAAGAAATTAGCAAACTTCCATTTCTGGATTGGAACTTTAGGTATTATTGTCTATACCATTCCTTTATATGTTGCTGGTTTTCAACAAGCTTCTATGTGGAAACAATTTAATCCAGACGGTACATTAACTTATGGAAACTTCCTTGAAACGGTAACTGCTATTATGCCAATGTATTGGATGAGAGCTATTGGTGGTAGTTTGTACTTAATTGGTATGCTGACATTAGTTTATAATATCATAATGACAGTTAAAGCTGGAAGTCCGGTAGAAGATGAATTGGCTCAAGCACCTGCTTTACAAAGAATCAGCAGCGGACGTGTAAGAGGGGAGAAATTCCACTCTTGGTTAGAGAGAAAACCAATTCAATTAACAATCCTAGCTACAATAGCAATTTTAATTGGAGGTATTATTCAAATTGTACCAACTATAATGGTAAAATCAAATATTCCAACAATTTCGAGTGTAAAACCATATACACCGCTAGAACTTGAAGGACGTGATTTATACATCAGAGAAGGTTGTGTGGGATGTCACTCTCAATCAGTTCGTCCTTTTAGAAGTGAAGTTGAACGTTACGGAGTGCAGGCTAAAGCTGGAGAATTTGTTTACGATCATCCATTCTTATGGGGATCAAAGCGTACAGGTCCAGATCTATTAAGAGTAGGTGGCAAGTACAATGATAACTGGCACTTTAACCATATGTGGAATCCGCAAAGCACATCTGCGGGATCAATTATGCCAGGTTATAAGTGGTTATTTGATAACAAACCTATGGACATTTCTTTAACGCAAAAGAAAATGGAAGCAATGATTTCTTTAGGCGTGCCATATTCTAAAGAAGAAGTTGCAAATGCACAAAGAACTTTAAGAGAGCAGGCCGTTAAAATAGAAAAAAGCTTAGAAAGTGATCCTGACTTTGTAAAAAGTTATGAAGACAGCCGTAAAAAAGCTGCTGCAAAAGGAGAGAAATTCATTCCGATGAATGAAAGAGAAATCGTTGCTTTGATTGCTTATATTCAAAGACTTGGTACTGATATTAAAGTAAAAGAAACTAAATAA
- a CDS encoding cytochrome c oxidase subunit IV, translated as MFEQIKHNMETISGIEIYPILSLLIFFFFFVGLGFWVFSYRKDKIQEMSSIPLDEGLVVITKDR; from the coding sequence ATGTTTGAACAAATAAAACACAATATGGAAACAATATCGGGTATAGAAATTTACCCGATTCTTTCTCTCTTGATTTTCTTTTTCTTTTTCGTAGGATTGGGCTTTTGGGTGTTTTCTTATAGAAAAGATAAAATTCAGGAAATGAGTAGTATACCTTTAGATGAAGGACTTGTTGTAATTACAAAAGATAGATAA
- a CDS encoding cbb3-type cytochrome c oxidase N-terminal domain-containing protein, giving the protein MKKFFPVYVRVPLIFFIVFALMEYFVDSGDRPAFIKYPMVSLFLFVFLFILIAIEITLSAVNRVMYQLLSPEEKAKLEHEESLSFKESTWFKNLMQKLTKTSPIEKEGELLMDHDYDGIKELDNNLPPWWVYLFYICIIFGVIYVVRYEVLGADNQEMELKKEMAQAKIDVEEYLKTAPDLMDEKTVVLLTDEPSLAAGKEIFTTNCAACHRADAGGQIGPNLTDNRWILGGGIKNLFHTITNGGRDGKGMIAWKGTLKPKEIQKVASYILSLQGSNPKDPKEAEGEVWTDESTPANEAEATAPEATAAIKK; this is encoded by the coding sequence ATGAAAAAGTTTTTCCCAGTATATGTTAGAGTACCTTTGATTTTCTTCATCGTATTTGCTTTGATGGAATATTTTGTAGACTCAGGCGACAGACCTGCTTTTATAAAATATCCAATGGTATCACTCTTTTTGTTTGTCTTCTTATTTATTTTAATTGCAATTGAAATAACACTAAGTGCTGTTAACCGAGTGATGTATCAATTATTATCACCAGAAGAAAAGGCAAAATTAGAACATGAAGAAAGTTTAAGTTTTAAAGAAAGCACTTGGTTTAAAAACCTAATGCAAAAATTGACTAAAACCTCACCAATTGAAAAAGAAGGCGAGCTGCTGATGGATCATGATTATGATGGAATCAAGGAGCTTGATAATAATTTACCGCCATGGTGGGTATATTTATTCTACATCTGTATCATTTTTGGAGTAATCTATGTCGTTCGTTACGAAGTTCTCGGAGCCGACAATCAAGAAATGGAGTTGAAAAAAGAAATGGCTCAGGCAAAAATTGATGTTGAAGAATATTTAAAAACAGCACCAGATTTAATGGATGAAAAAACAGTTGTTTTACTTACTGATGAGCCAAGTTTAGCTGCTGGAAAAGAAATTTTCACAACCAATTGTGCCGCATGCCACAGAGCTGATGCCGGAGGACAGATTGGTCCAAACTTAACAGATAATCGCTGGATTTTAGGAGGGGGAATTAAAAATTTATTCCACACAATTACGAATGGAGGTCGAGATGGAAAAGGGATGATTGCCTGGAAAGGAACCTTAAAACCTAAAGAGATTCAAAAAGTAGCAAGTTACATTTTATCTCTTCAAGGAAGTAATCCAAAAGATCCGAAAGAAGCAGAAGGTGAGGTATGGACAGATGAAAGTACCCCAGCAAATGAAGCTGAAGCAACCGCACCAGAAGCAACCGCAGCAATTAAAAAATAA
- the ccoG gene encoding cytochrome c oxidase accessory protein CcoG: protein MSNLPDEAFRDTIGTIDEGGKRKFIFPKKPSGKFYNYRKIVSYILLAILVINPFIKINGNQFMMFNIMERRFNIFGFPFWPQDFYLFVISMLIGVVFILLFTVVFGRIFCGWICPQTIFLEMVFRRIEYWIDGDRGSQSRLARQEWNAEKIKKRLIKWTIFFLISFGIANVFLAYLVGSDALFLMIEQGPIQQASNFIALLIFTGVFYFVFVWFREQVCIIACPYGRLQGVLLDNKSINVAYDFVRGEKEKGRAKFNKKEDRVLTGKGDCIDCLQCVNVCPMGIDIRNGTQLECTNCTACIDECDHIMDSVGLPKGLIRYASEDEIAKKEPFKFTARMKGYTAVLFILLSIFVGMLFLRTDVQAVVLRLPGQLFQHNGDKISNVYTYKIVNKTMKDYHDIHFELIDQKGEIKNVGKQYFKVAKEGISQGTLFIEINEVLLESDKTKVKIGVYNGSELIETTTTNFLGPRSFN from the coding sequence ATGTCAAATTTACCAGACGAAGCTTTTAGAGATACTATTGGAACTATAGATGAAGGTGGTAAACGGAAATTTATTTTTCCGAAGAAGCCGTCTGGTAAATTTTACAATTACAGAAAAATTGTCAGCTACATTTTATTGGCAATTTTAGTTATCAATCCGTTTATTAAAATAAATGGGAATCAGTTTATGATGTTCAATATAATGGAACGTCGTTTTAATATTTTTGGATTCCCTTTTTGGCCTCAAGATTTTTATCTCTTCGTAATTTCAATGCTTATTGGCGTTGTATTTATACTCTTATTTACAGTTGTTTTTGGCCGGATATTTTGTGGCTGGATCTGCCCGCAGACTATTTTTCTTGAGATGGTTTTTCGCCGTATCGAATATTGGATAGATGGAGACCGCGGTTCGCAGTCACGTTTGGCAAGACAGGAATGGAATGCTGAAAAAATTAAAAAAAGATTAATCAAGTGGACAATTTTCTTTCTGATTTCTTTTGGTATCGCAAATGTTTTCCTAGCATATTTGGTTGGAAGTGACGCTCTGTTTTTGATGATTGAGCAAGGTCCAATTCAGCAGGCGAGTAATTTTATTGCACTTCTTATTTTTACGGGAGTTTTCTATTTTGTTTTTGTCTGGTTTCGCGAACAAGTCTGCATTATTGCTTGTCCTTACGGAAGATTGCAAGGGGTTCTTTTAGATAATAAATCAATCAATGTGGCATATGATTTTGTTAGAGGTGAAAAAGAAAAAGGAAGAGCAAAATTTAATAAAAAAGAAGATAGGGTTTTAACTGGAAAAGGAGACTGTATAGATTGTCTTCAATGTGTTAATGTCTGCCCAATGGGAATAGATATTAGAAACGGAACACAGTTAGAATGTACAAATTGTACAGCTTGTATTGATGAATGCGACCATATAATGGATTCAGTAGGTTTGCCAAAAGGCCTTATTCGTTATGCTTCTGAAGATGAAATTGCTAAAAAAGAACCTTTCAAATTCACTGCAAGAATGAAAGGTTATACCGCAGTACTATTTATTTTGTTGAGCATTTTTGTTGGGATGTTGTTCTTAAGAACCGATGTTCAGGCAGTTGTTTTACGTTTACCAGGACAGCTTTTTCAGCATAATGGAGATAAAATCAGTAATGTTTACACGTATAAAATTGTAAACAAAACAATGAAAGATTACCACGATATTCATTTCGAATTAATCGATCAAAAAGGAGAAATTAAAAATGTTGGAAAACAGTATTTTAAAGTTGCTAAAGAAGGAATTTCTCAAGGAACATTATTCATCGAAATAAATGAAGTTTTATTGGAAAGCGATAAAACAAAAGTAAAAATAGGAGTTTATAATGGTTCTGAACTCATAGAAACAACAACTACAAATTTCTTAGGACCACGCAGTTTTAATTAA
- a CDS encoding FixH family protein, whose product MKINWGTGIVIAFGLFMTFILYFVFEVQSNSKYDNDLVVEEYYKHDTHFQEEMARIQNAHDLQHKPSIKYTDNGVAVTFPAGFESNKVKGNILLYRPSNKKFDFNTQIALTNSELIIPQKKLIKGRWDVNMEWQYEGKKYLTKEVIYVN is encoded by the coding sequence ATGAAAATTAATTGGGGTACCGGAATTGTCATTGCATTTGGATTGTTTATGACGTTTATTTTATATTTTGTTTTTGAAGTACAATCAAATTCTAAATACGATAACGATTTGGTTGTCGAGGAATATTACAAGCATGATACGCATTTTCAGGAAGAAATGGCCCGAATTCAAAATGCGCATGATTTGCAGCATAAACCATCAATCAAATATACAGATAATGGTGTAGCAGTAACTTTTCCTGCTGGATTTGAAAGTAATAAAGTAAAAGGCAATATTCTACTATACAGACCTTCAAACAAAAAATTTGATTTTAATACTCAGATTGCCTTAACCAATTCAGAATTGATTATTCCGCAGAAAAAATTAATAAAAGGCCGCTGGGATGTCAATATGGAATGGCAGTACGAAGGCAAAAAATATTTAACAAAAGAAGTTATCTACGTAAATTAA